From Mobula hypostoma chromosome 27, sMobHyp1.1, whole genome shotgun sequence, a single genomic window includes:
- the psmd9 gene encoding 26S proteasome non-ATPase regulatory subunit 9, with translation MSDGSSPSITIEEVQQLVKKKDAIEAQIKAYYDILEGQSHAGMDEPLVDVEGYPRSDIDIYQVRTARHNIICLQNDHKALMKQIEEGLHQLHARDREKRRLDEAEAHQERLQQESRIVPAFAKVGTVSPGSPASMSGLQVGDEIVEFGSVNTQNFQNLQNIAKVVQHSEGKPISITVIRNGQNVHLSLTPQRWSGRGLLGCNIVPLQN, from the exons ATGTCGGACGGGTCGTCGCCGAGCATTACAATAGAAGAAGTGCAGCAGCTGGTGAAAAAGAAAGATGCCATCGAGGCGCAGATCAAAGCTTACTATGACATCCTGGAGGGG CAAAGCCACGCCGGAATGGATGAACCACTAGTTGATGTTGAGGGTTACCCACGATCAGATATTGATATTTACCAAGTTCGAACAGCTCGACATAATATCATTT gtCTACAAAATGATCATAAAGCTTTGATGAAACAGATTGAAGAAGGGCTGCATCAGTTGCATGCACGTGACAGGGAAAAACGCAGACTCGATGAGGCAGAGGCTCATCAAGAGAGACTGCAACAGGAAAGTCGAATAGTGCCTGCTTTTGCCAAAGTAGGCACTGTTAGTCCAGGTTCACCAGCCAGTATGTCA GGTTTGCAGGTTGGTGACGAAATTGTGGAATTTGGTTCTGTAAATACACAGAATTTCCAAAACTTGCAGAATATTGCCAAGGTTGTCCAGCATAGTGAAGGG AAACCCATAAGCATTACAGTTATTCGAAACGGACAGAATGTTCATCTCAGCCTTACGCCTCAGCGATGGAGTGGAAGGGGATTGTTGGG ATGCAATATTGTTCCTTTGCAGAACTGA